In Acanthopagrus latus isolate v.2019 chromosome 17, fAcaLat1.1, whole genome shotgun sequence, the following are encoded in one genomic region:
- the LOC119005969 gene encoding dendritic cell-specific transmembrane protein isoform X2 — translation MLLSVQQRLKDIAHLAVDVFTTGKRDGFQRTLILLLTCGLSSLLLSSLLLLYLLFTLSYELAVAGGIAGCFGALLTVALFLSKRVRCLGTLFMISIFMKKSRNLLLTAGTSIVVLRNIRNTLENLSGLVRSMICNLKAKKAAIGAPFSNYVKMLKWIGNMLKGFTDLGVLNLDSKLEVSPRLESEQFSVKLSDAERILNETVKYVQSVTNTVSSVSKRMLPAIGLLVLMMIIALHIKKFRTDMKYHNRFISSKFVRFDERRKAEGRPSVLPLTPKEEKMYTAIPSARPTTKEGKAMLKFGVPIVSHFVAWVFFIAVDALLYYFVDTVTKKLSELEPFHVPLLISIERIASLIGIRFVEEYHRGDFSYSVTLFEKQCLPKPKLLFSDSVVPLAAILLTLLVMALVASKVSQLRLMVCERFFSTAAEERVEYLHAKILRKRLKRRMCRLTSFYFKPHFWCPLLFRPKGDPDGSV, via the exons ATGTTACTCTCAGTGCAACAGCGCCTGAAGGATATCGCTCATCTTGCCGTGGATGTTTTCACAACTGGCAAAAGGGATGGCTTCCAAAGAACGCTCatcctcctgctcacctgtggcctctccagcctcctcctcagctctctgctcctcctgtaCCTCCTCTTCACCCTGAGCTACGAGCTAGCCGTGGCTGGAGGTATTGCTGGCTGCTTCGGGGCACTACTGACTGTTGCCCTCTTCCTGTCAAAGAGAGTACGGTGCCTAGGGACTCTGTTTATGATCTCTATTTTCATGAAGAAGAGCCGGAACCTGCTCCTGACCGCCGGGACGAGTATAGTGGTTCTCAGAAATATCCGCAACACCTTGGAGAACCTCTCAGGCCTGGTGAGGAGTATGATCTGCAACCTGAAGGCAAAGAAAGCAGCCATCGGCGCCCCGTTCAGTAACTACGTGAAGATGCTGAAGTGGATCGGGAACATGCTCAAGGGGTTTACAGACTTGGGGGTTCTGAACCTTGACTCCAAACTCGAGGTCTCGCCCAGGCTGGAATCAGAACAATTTAGCGTGAAACTCAGCGACGCAGAGCGCATTCTGAACGAAACTGTGAAGTACGTGCAGTCCGTTACGAACACAGTGTCCTCCGTGAGCAAAAGGATGCTTCCCGCCATCGGCCTCCTCGTGCTCATGATGATCATAGCCCTGCACATAAAGAAATTCCGCACTGACATGAAATACCACAACAGGTTCATCAGCAGCAAATTTGTTCGCTTCGACGAGAGGCGGAAGGCGGAAGGGCGGCCCAGCGTGCTCCCTCTCACTCCGAAGGAGGAGAAGATGTACACCGCCATCCCCTCCGCCCGCCCGACCACCAAGGAGGGGAAGGCGATGCTGAAATTTGGCGTCCCGATAGTCTCCCATTTTGTAGCGTGGGTTTTCTTTATAGCTGTCGACGCCTTATTGTACTACTTTGTCGATACTGTAACGAAGAAGTTATCAGAGCTGGAACCATTCCATGTCCCGCTGTTGATAAGCATCGAA AGGATTGCATCTTTAATAGGTATACGATTTGTTGAGGAATACCACCGAGGAGACTTCTCCTACTCTGTGACCCTGTTTGAGAAGCAGTGCCTTCCCAAACCCAAGCTGCTGTTCTCTGACTCTGTCGTTCCTCTGGCGGCCATCCTGCTCACGCTGCTCGTCATGGCCCTGGTGGCCTCCAAAGTGTCCCAGCTCAGGCTGATGGTTTGCGAGCGATTCTTCTCCACCGCTGCGGAGGAAAGAGTGGAGTACCTGCACGCCAAAATCCTGAGGAAGAGATTAAAAAGGAGGATGTGCCGCCTGACTTCCTTCTATTTTAAG CCACATTTCTGGTGCCCCCTGCTCTTCAGGCCCAAAGGGGATCCAGACGGCAGCGTGTGA
- the rims2a gene encoding regulating synaptic membrane exocytosis protein 4 isoform X39, with translation MGRQGHDTSAAAPGMRIQRSQSKMSLSASFEALAVYFPCMNSFDEEDGEAGGKKLRSTIQRSTETGLAVEMRSRMTRQASRESTDGSMNSYSSEGNLIFPGVRLSSDAQFSDFLDGLGPAQLVGRQTLATPPMGDIQIGMVEKKGALEVEVIRARGLVGKPGSKALPAPYVKVYLLENGVCIAKKKTKVARKTLDPLYQQQLPFEESPGGKVLQVIVWGDYGRMDHKSFMGAVQILLDELDLSNMVIGWFKLFPPSSLVDPTLAPLTRRASQSSLDSFSRS, from the exons ATGGGCAGGCAGGGGCACGATACCTCCGCTGCAGCTCCCGGGATGCGTATCCAGCGCTCCCAGAGCAAGATGAGCCTGTCTGCATCGTTTGAAGCACTGGCTGTCTATTTCCCCTGCATGAACTCCTTCgatgaggaggatggag aagCAGGAGGTAAGAAGTTACGCAGTACAATCCAGAGGAGTACAGAGACGGGCCTGGCGGtggagatgaggagcaggatgaCTCGTCAGGCCAGCCGGGAGTCCACGGACGGCAGCATGAACAGCTACAGCTCCGAGGGAAA TCTCATCTTCCCTGGTGTGAGGCTTTCTTCGGATGCCCAgttcagtgacttcctggatgGTCTCGGCCCAGCCCAGCTGGTTGGACGACAGACATTGGCTACTCCACCTATGG GTGACATCCAGATTGGTATGGTGGAGAAGAAAGGAGcactggaggtggaggtgatccGAGCCCGTGGCCTTGTGGGAAAACCAGGTTCCAAGGCACTGCCAG caCCATATGTAAAGGTCTACCTTTTGGAAAATGGAGTCTGCAtagccaaaaagaaaacaaaagtagcAAGAAAAACCTTGGATCCTCTTTACCAGCAGCAACTGCCGTTTGAGGAGAGTCCGGGAGGGAAGGTTTTACAG GTCATCGTTTGGGGCGACTATGGACGTATGGACCATAAATCATTCATGGGAGCAGTTCAGATACTGTTAGATGAGCTGGACCTGTCCAACATGGTGATTGGCTGGTTCAagctctttcctccctcctcactggTGGACCCTACTCTGGCCCCACTGACAAGAAGAGCTTCCCAATCCTCACTGGACAGTTTCTCTCGATCATAG
- the LOC119005969 gene encoding dendritic cell-specific transmembrane protein isoform X1: protein MLLSVQQRLKDIAHLAVDVFTTGKRDGFQRTLILLLTCGLSSLLLSSLLLLYLLFTLSYELAVAGGIAGCFGALLTVALFLSKRVRCLGTLFMISIFMKKSRNLLLTAGTSIVVLRNIRNTLENLSGLVRSMICNLKAKKAAIGAPFSNYVKMLKWIGNMLKGFTDLGVLNLDSKLEVSPRLESEQFSVKLSDAERILNETVKYVQSVTNTVSSVSKRMLPAIGLLVLMMIIALHIKKFRTDMKYHNRFISSKFVRFDERRKAEGRPSVLPLTPKEEKMYTAIPSARPTTKEGKAMLKFGVPIVSHFVAWVFFIAVDALLYYFVDTVTKKLSELEPFHVPLLISIEVSTKCLYISAFTSISSSQTTANTHLHVSSQRIASLIGIRFVEEYHRGDFSYSVTLFEKQCLPKPKLLFSDSVVPLAAILLTLLVMALVASKVSQLRLMVCERFFSTAAEERVEYLHAKILRKRLKRRMCRLTSFYFKPHFWCPLLFRPKGDPDGSV, encoded by the exons ATGTTACTCTCAGTGCAACAGCGCCTGAAGGATATCGCTCATCTTGCCGTGGATGTTTTCACAACTGGCAAAAGGGATGGCTTCCAAAGAACGCTCatcctcctgctcacctgtggcctctccagcctcctcctcagctctctgctcctcctgtaCCTCCTCTTCACCCTGAGCTACGAGCTAGCCGTGGCTGGAGGTATTGCTGGCTGCTTCGGGGCACTACTGACTGTTGCCCTCTTCCTGTCAAAGAGAGTACGGTGCCTAGGGACTCTGTTTATGATCTCTATTTTCATGAAGAAGAGCCGGAACCTGCTCCTGACCGCCGGGACGAGTATAGTGGTTCTCAGAAATATCCGCAACACCTTGGAGAACCTCTCAGGCCTGGTGAGGAGTATGATCTGCAACCTGAAGGCAAAGAAAGCAGCCATCGGCGCCCCGTTCAGTAACTACGTGAAGATGCTGAAGTGGATCGGGAACATGCTCAAGGGGTTTACAGACTTGGGGGTTCTGAACCTTGACTCCAAACTCGAGGTCTCGCCCAGGCTGGAATCAGAACAATTTAGCGTGAAACTCAGCGACGCAGAGCGCATTCTGAACGAAACTGTGAAGTACGTGCAGTCCGTTACGAACACAGTGTCCTCCGTGAGCAAAAGGATGCTTCCCGCCATCGGCCTCCTCGTGCTCATGATGATCATAGCCCTGCACATAAAGAAATTCCGCACTGACATGAAATACCACAACAGGTTCATCAGCAGCAAATTTGTTCGCTTCGACGAGAGGCGGAAGGCGGAAGGGCGGCCCAGCGTGCTCCCTCTCACTCCGAAGGAGGAGAAGATGTACACCGCCATCCCCTCCGCCCGCCCGACCACCAAGGAGGGGAAGGCGATGCTGAAATTTGGCGTCCCGATAGTCTCCCATTTTGTAGCGTGGGTTTTCTTTATAGCTGTCGACGCCTTATTGTACTACTTTGTCGATACTGTAACGAAGAAGTTATCAGAGCTGGAACCATTCCATGTCCCGCTGTTGATAAGCATCGAAGTAAGTACGAAATGTTtatacatttctgcatttacaAGCATTTCTTCCAGTCAGACGACCGCTAACACACACCTTCATGTATCTTCTCAGAGGATTGCATCTTTAATAGGTATACGATTTGTTGAGGAATACCACCGAGGAGACTTCTCCTACTCTGTGACCCTGTTTGAGAAGCAGTGCCTTCCCAAACCCAAGCTGCTGTTCTCTGACTCTGTCGTTCCTCTGGCGGCCATCCTGCTCACGCTGCTCGTCATGGCCCTGGTGGCCTCCAAAGTGTCCCAGCTCAGGCTGATGGTTTGCGAGCGATTCTTCTCCACCGCTGCGGAGGAAAGAGTGGAGTACCTGCACGCCAAAATCCTGAGGAAGAGATTAAAAAGGAGGATGTGCCGCCTGACTTCCTTCTATTTTAAG CCACATTTCTGGTGCCCCCTGCTCTTCAGGCCCAAAGGGGATCCAGACGGCAGCGTGTGA